From one Chlamydiifrater phoenicopteri genomic stretch:
- a CDS encoding phosphoenolpyruvate carboxykinase (GTP) produces the protein MSTEELIHHEGLKAWISEVAALTQPDSVHICSGSQEEFDALTAEMVKSGEMIPLNSSKKPGCFLARSAQEDVARVEKRTFICTSTKEEAGPTNNWEDPTVMREKLTKLFKGCMRGRKMYVVPFCMGPLDSEFSIIGVEITDSPYVVCSMRIMTRMGSSVLKALGTSGKFLRCWHSVGKPLSPGEKDVPWPCNPENMYIVHFQDDASVMSFGSGYGGNALLGKKCIALRIASYMAKTNGWLAEHMLIIGVTNPEGRKKYFAASFPSACGKTNLAMLQPRIPGWKVECIGDDIAWIRPGKDGMLYAVNPEYGFFGVAPGTSEKTNPNALATCSKNTLFTNVALTKDGDVWWEGLTDTPPEGLIDWLGKAWTPGGAPAAHANSRFTAPLQQCPSLDSAWNSAEGVPLSAIIFGGRRSDTIPLVYEALSWQHGVAIGAGMSSTTTAAIIGEQGKLRHDPFAMLPFCGYNMGDYFAHWLSFANNTNLKLPKIFGVNWFQKDAQGNFIWPGFSENLRVLEWMFKRTDGDETIAQETPIGYLPAKKALNLDGLQLEDSSLQKLLTVDTVGWKQEVENIREYLKLFDSHCPKEILGELDRIYSAL, from the coding sequence ATGAGTACAGAAGAGCTCATTCATCATGAGGGGTTGAAAGCTTGGATTTCTGAAGTGGCGGCTCTCACTCAGCCAGATTCTGTTCATATTTGTTCGGGTTCTCAGGAGGAATTTGATGCTTTAACTGCTGAGATGGTTAAGAGCGGGGAGATGATTCCTCTGAATTCAAGTAAAAAACCTGGATGTTTTTTAGCTCGGTCTGCTCAAGAAGATGTTGCAAGAGTTGAAAAACGAACATTTATATGCACCTCCACTAAAGAAGAAGCTGGGCCAACGAATAACTGGGAAGATCCAACGGTTATGAGAGAGAAGCTAACAAAGCTTTTCAAGGGCTGTATGAGAGGCAGGAAGATGTATGTAGTACCTTTCTGCATGGGGCCTTTAGATTCAGAATTTTCTATTATTGGAGTGGAAATTACAGATTCTCCTTATGTCGTTTGTTCTATGCGCATTATGACCCGCATGGGTAGTTCTGTATTGAAGGCTCTTGGCACTTCTGGAAAATTTCTTCGATGTTGGCATAGTGTTGGAAAACCTTTATCTCCTGGAGAAAAGGATGTTCCATGGCCTTGCAATCCAGAAAACATGTATATAGTCCATTTCCAAGATGACGCGAGCGTCATGTCTTTTGGAAGTGGATATGGCGGAAATGCTTTGTTAGGGAAGAAGTGTATCGCGTTAAGGATTGCTTCCTATATGGCTAAGACTAACGGGTGGTTGGCTGAGCATATGTTGATCATTGGAGTCACCAATCCTGAAGGTAGGAAGAAGTATTTTGCAGCTTCATTCCCAAGCGCTTGTGGAAAGACAAATTTAGCTATGTTACAACCAAGGATTCCTGGGTGGAAAGTAGAATGCATAGGCGATGATATTGCATGGATTCGGCCAGGGAAAGACGGAATGTTGTATGCTGTAAATCCGGAATATGGATTTTTTGGTGTTGCGCCAGGAACATCGGAGAAAACAAATCCAAATGCTTTAGCCACATGTTCTAAGAATACTCTCTTTACTAACGTTGCTTTGACAAAAGACGGAGACGTATGGTGGGAAGGGCTTACGGATACTCCTCCAGAGGGCCTAATTGATTGGCTGGGAAAAGCTTGGACTCCAGGAGGGGCTCCGGCTGCTCATGCCAACTCTAGATTTACCGCGCCACTGCAACAGTGTCCTTCCTTAGATTCCGCATGGAATAGTGCTGAAGGAGTGCCTTTATCAGCAATTATCTTTGGAGGAAGGCGTTCGGATACAATTCCTTTAGTGTATGAAGCTCTTTCATGGCAACATGGAGTAGCTATAGGAGCAGGAATGTCTTCGACTACCACAGCAGCAATTATTGGAGAGCAAGGAAAGTTACGGCATGATCCCTTTGCCATGTTACCGTTCTGTGGTTATAACATGGGAGATTACTTTGCTCACTGGTTATCCTTTGCTAACAACACGAATTTAAAATTACCTAAGATTTTTGGCGTTAATTGGTTTCAAAAAGATGCCCAAGGTAATTTTATTTGGCCTGGGTTTAGCGAAAATCTTCGAGTATTGGAATGGATGTTCAAACGTACAGATGGAGATGAAACTATAGCGCAAGAGACTCCTATAGGGTATTTGCCTGCGAAAAAAGCTTTAAATTTAGACGGGTTACAACTGGAAGATTCTTCTTTGCAGAAGCTTCTGACAGTAGACACTGTCGGTTGGAAGCAAGAGGTGGAGAACATTCGTGAATATTTGAAGCTCTTTGATTCTCATTGCCCTAAAGAGATTTTGGGAGAGCTTGATAGAATATATTCTGCTTTATAG
- a CDS encoding CT620/CT621 family type III secretion system effector → MAIEPNYIYYNKRITESLLGNPVNLSANLSREAILFHQLNEKAVSLKSALGLLENTISFYKKPDPIYQVTESFSLTNDLRESLLQADQSVYVKDSQSSGSSLSHVTAFQNINSRELSYKDKNIVEEPNKVSAAVFINGLEKAFDFWTSDPAKGGIAPSGQKERTIVTKYQQKLKTLELEWASINENGENTQWYKDLYAIPGDFIKEIEALQKSIHEIITEIMSLEGKKPTVEEIETLQEKVGAFETIPASVNEDLVKLIGKKVTVELLKPINEQMIAFGKKEYPNVNKISVFWQDLMGVYQEMLAATYPGVEDLTEKISDNVECIDKSRDCIGKINNFVTLLKDFLTVAWTQPGKEDSFYGNARYGSLVNNYMLMGDVLKLLSDGITNDENSKWPDEVQKVLKEFLNAAGSSDGKFSIARTKENANISWSKFMGALFAYYACVRGTASTNSKHSNELDAEVKYWKNHNENQFAKFVLQGVEEANNAYLSMVGQNNNSGKFMSLSYFGVRVFDETTTAEGDKINPRFLQQLMDLVKNDTTINWGGFQAIKDAGDKAVAEIEAEIKKKEAENVNFLKQKDQLVPSAMNYAESMLEYQKAFISTSPLQTSYVSLLLDKYFPEQNHVLKLIGGQMVFSNRAAKDLNKIIQDITMFQASDVYYSLSLYLRQMNLQVVDNAKGKAEAVRDKEFERTQADLTRCYYIDKKIGEIIEEVKKISGEDDPDPVKRKEFLYKLYQYKNQVASLRQNLCNLKVFLQGMTFEDVPEPGATDKAFKVSIYGEPSETWLRQLATLESFVVEGGNKGEVPGGEQQFLKSVEAEEQNYTTFNQNQQLALQMETSAIQQEWTIVTTGLSLLNQIFSKIIRRIKS, encoded by the coding sequence ATGGCTATTGAGCCTAATTATATTTATTACAATAAGAGAATAACAGAATCCTTATTGGGTAATCCTGTTAACTTAAGCGCTAATTTATCTAGGGAAGCGATTCTTTTTCATCAGCTTAATGAAAAGGCTGTTAGTCTTAAAAGTGCTCTAGGATTACTGGAGAATACGATCAGTTTTTATAAAAAACCAGACCCCATTTATCAAGTTACAGAATCCTTTTCGTTAACCAATGATCTTCGAGAGTCCTTACTTCAAGCAGATCAAAGCGTATACGTTAAAGACTCTCAATCGTCGGGATCTTCTTTGTCTCATGTGACAGCATTTCAAAACATCAATAGTAGAGAACTTTCGTACAAAGACAAAAACATAGTCGAGGAGCCAAATAAAGTTTCTGCAGCTGTTTTCATTAATGGCTTAGAAAAAGCTTTTGATTTTTGGACCTCTGATCCTGCTAAAGGAGGGATAGCGCCTTCTGGACAGAAAGAAAGGACTATAGTAACCAAATATCAACAAAAGTTAAAAACTTTGGAATTAGAGTGGGCTTCTATTAATGAGAATGGTGAGAACACTCAATGGTACAAGGATCTATATGCAATCCCTGGTGATTTTATCAAGGAGATAGAGGCTCTGCAGAAGAGTATTCATGAAATTATAACAGAGATAATGAGCCTTGAAGGTAAGAAGCCTACAGTAGAAGAAATAGAAACTTTACAAGAAAAAGTAGGAGCTTTTGAAACTATTCCAGCTTCAGTTAATGAAGACTTGGTAAAGCTCATAGGAAAAAAAGTTACTGTGGAGCTTTTAAAGCCCATCAACGAGCAAATGATAGCTTTTGGAAAAAAAGAGTATCCTAATGTCAATAAGATTAGTGTCTTTTGGCAAGATCTTATGGGCGTGTATCAAGAAATGCTAGCAGCGACTTATCCTGGAGTTGAAGACCTTACAGAAAAGATTTCTGATAACGTAGAATGTATTGATAAGTCCAGAGATTGCATAGGGAAGATCAATAACTTTGTCACCTTATTGAAAGATTTTCTAACTGTAGCGTGGACCCAACCTGGAAAAGAAGACAGTTTTTACGGTAATGCCAGGTACGGAAGCCTTGTCAACAATTATATGTTAATGGGGGATGTATTAAAGCTGCTTTCTGATGGAATAACTAATGATGAAAATTCAAAATGGCCGGATGAAGTTCAAAAGGTATTAAAAGAGTTTCTCAACGCAGCCGGTAGTAGTGACGGGAAGTTTTCCATAGCAAGAACTAAGGAAAATGCCAACATTTCTTGGTCCAAATTTATGGGCGCCTTGTTTGCCTACTATGCTTGTGTAAGAGGGACTGCTTCAACAAATTCTAAACACAGTAACGAATTAGATGCAGAGGTAAAGTACTGGAAAAATCACAACGAAAACCAGTTTGCTAAGTTTGTTCTGCAGGGAGTAGAAGAGGCAAATAATGCTTACCTTAGCATGGTGGGGCAGAATAACAATAGTGGAAAATTCATGTCGTTATCTTATTTTGGGGTGAGGGTTTTTGATGAGACAACAACAGCAGAAGGAGATAAAATAAATCCGCGGTTTCTCCAGCAATTGATGGATTTGGTCAAAAACGATACTACAATTAATTGGGGAGGGTTTCAAGCTATCAAGGATGCAGGAGATAAAGCTGTAGCAGAGATAGAAGCTGAGATTAAGAAAAAAGAAGCGGAGAATGTAAATTTTCTCAAACAAAAAGATCAATTAGTTCCGTCTGCGATGAACTATGCAGAAAGCATGTTGGAGTATCAAAAAGCTTTTATTAGCACCTCTCCTTTACAAACCTCCTACGTTAGTCTTTTGCTAGATAAATATTTCCCTGAGCAGAATCATGTTTTGAAATTAATTGGCGGTCAGATGGTCTTTTCTAATAGGGCTGCTAAGGATTTGAACAAGATTATACAAGACATTACGATGTTTCAGGCTTCGGATGTTTATTACTCGTTATCCTTGTATTTGCGTCAGATGAATTTGCAGGTTGTGGATAATGCGAAAGGAAAGGCTGAAGCGGTTAGGGATAAGGAGTTTGAGAGAACTCAAGCAGATCTAACCAGATGCTATTACATTGATAAAAAGATTGGCGAAATAATAGAAGAGGTAAAAAAAATCTCAGGAGAGGATGATCCCGATCCGGTTAAAAGGAAAGAATTTCTTTATAAGCTGTACCAGTATAAGAACCAGGTAGCTTCTTTACGTCAGAACCTTTGTAACTTAAAAGTATTTTTGCAAGGAATGACTTTTGAGGATGTACCAGAGCCTGGTGCTACGGATAAAGCTTTCAAGGTTTCTATTTATGGTGAACCTTCAGAAACATGGCTTCGTCAGCTAGCTACCTTGGAAAGTTTTGTTGTTGAGGGAGGGAACAAGGGAGAAGTTCCTGGGGGCGAGCAACAGTTTTTGAAAAGTGTTGAAGCTGAAGAACAAAACTACACAACATTTAACCAAAACCAGCAATTGGCTCTGCAAATGGAAACATCTGCTATCCAGCAAGAGTGGACCATTGTAACAACAGGTTTGAGTCTTTTAAACCAGATATTTTCCAAAATCATTCGACGAATTAAATCATAA
- a CDS encoding CT620/CT621 family type III secretion system effector has protein sequence MNNDSIRNTSATSRFPKVEEMISHVDKGIHSEVIGMVVDYSRLQHYVKNLNELVVVLEGAQQKGVVADKQVAKKEFFNNSAQLSSVAVVAEELSKRKQRKEIQKAFEKHQKRLEDLRSITAPQALTTAAPIFDVPEKSIITQMPFQSAFAYIVLDKYLPAQEEALYALSLELNLAGYAQALFNPVVETIKSFNSAPIFYNFGSYLAQTMGMANFKDGYENVLEKYQEEKNCVATDLNSIENASEYLNSIKRKVNAEPNLTPAQKSELNKICDEYLKSLDVCSNQLKSLLVYLNGLGFIRGASIYDPSYTVIGQEFSYVQIQDLENTVVDGDVNVGTGEISGGLLTVFNKMVSDVQSYGDLAQTQQLMLQLELTAMQQEWTLVAASLKLLNGMYKGLTSSIKG, from the coding sequence ATGAATAACGATTCTATTAGAAACACATCTGCGACCTCTCGGTTTCCAAAAGTAGAAGAGATGATTAGTCATGTGGATAAGGGCATTCATTCTGAAGTTATCGGAATGGTGGTGGACTACAGTAGATTGCAGCATTATGTTAAAAATCTTAATGAGCTTGTAGTTGTTTTAGAGGGTGCTCAACAAAAGGGTGTCGTAGCAGATAAGCAAGTGGCTAAGAAAGAGTTTTTTAATAATTCAGCGCAATTATCTTCTGTAGCAGTTGTTGCAGAAGAACTTTCTAAAAGGAAGCAGCGTAAAGAGATACAAAAAGCCTTTGAGAAGCATCAAAAACGTTTAGAAGATCTTAGATCGATAACAGCGCCGCAGGCGCTTACGACGGCAGCTCCGATATTTGATGTTCCAGAAAAATCAATTATTACACAGATGCCGTTCCAGTCTGCTTTCGCCTATATTGTTTTGGATAAATATCTTCCTGCACAGGAAGAAGCTCTTTATGCGCTTAGTTTAGAACTTAATTTAGCGGGATATGCTCAAGCTTTGTTCAACCCTGTGGTAGAAACTATTAAAAGTTTCAACTCTGCACCAATTTTCTATAATTTTGGGTCTTACCTGGCGCAAACCATGGGTATGGCTAACTTCAAGGATGGCTACGAAAATGTTTTAGAGAAATATCAAGAAGAAAAGAATTGTGTTGCTACCGATTTAAATTCTATTGAGAATGCTAGTGAGTATTTAAATTCAATTAAAAGAAAAGTGAATGCAGAACCCAATCTGACTCCTGCGCAAAAGTCCGAGCTGAACAAGATATGTGATGAGTATTTGAAGTCTTTAGATGTTTGTTCTAATCAGCTGAAGTCTCTTTTGGTATACCTTAACGGATTAGGATTTATTCGTGGTGCTAGTATTTATGATCCTTCTTATACAGTGATAGGACAAGAATTTTCCTATGTACAAATCCAAGATTTGGAAAATACCGTCGTTGATGGAGATGTTAACGTAGGTACAGGAGAGATTAGCGGAGGACTGCTGACAGTTTTCAATAAGATGGTTTCTGATGTCCAAAGTTATGGTGATTTAGCTCAGACACAACAACTAATGTTGCAGCTGGAGCTTACCGCTATGCAACAAGAGTGGACATTGGTTGCCGCTTCTTTGAAATTACTTAACGGGATGTACAAGGGTTTAACGTCTTCTATTAAGGGGTAG
- a CDS encoding NAD(P)H-dependent glycerol-3-phosphate dehydrogenase yields MTQRIAYLGMGIWGYCLTVLLSKKGFLVTGWSRNPSLVDHLNTHRSHPKAPHVAVPDTVNFTTDLEEALHGADMIIEGVTSAGIRSLAKRIKAIKHLDVPFVITSKGIEQNTGLLLSEILLEELGEKARPYIGYLSGPSIASEVLQGCPCSVVVSAYSTDTLTKIHSAFSTPKFRVYPNSDIKGVALGGALKNVIAIACGISDGFRFGDNAKSGLITRGLHEIRKCATLLGCRSDTINGLAGLGDLCVTCFSSLSRNYQFGKLIAEGVPIEKAKQQIGMVVEGSYTAVSAHQIAEHHRISMPITSGIYHVLYKGLDPAEGVALLMQRDTKEEYL; encoded by the coding sequence ATGACACAAAGAATAGCTTATCTCGGAATGGGCATTTGGGGGTATTGCCTAACCGTACTGCTTTCTAAAAAAGGATTTCTGGTAACGGGATGGTCTCGAAATCCCTCCCTCGTCGATCACTTAAACACCCATCGCTCTCATCCTAAAGCACCTCATGTCGCTGTACCAGACACCGTTAATTTTACTACGGATCTCGAAGAAGCTCTCCATGGAGCAGATATGATTATCGAAGGGGTAACCTCTGCGGGTATCCGCTCCTTAGCAAAAAGAATCAAAGCTATCAAACACCTTGATGTTCCCTTCGTTATTACTTCCAAAGGAATAGAACAAAATACAGGGTTATTACTAAGTGAAATTTTACTCGAAGAATTGGGCGAAAAAGCTCGTCCCTACATAGGATACCTAAGCGGCCCTTCTATAGCTTCTGAAGTCCTCCAGGGGTGCCCTTGTTCAGTCGTTGTAAGCGCCTATTCTACTGACACATTAACTAAAATACATTCCGCTTTCTCGACACCAAAGTTCCGTGTCTATCCTAACTCAGACATCAAAGGCGTTGCTCTCGGAGGAGCGTTAAAAAATGTTATTGCCATCGCATGCGGTATCTCTGATGGATTCCGTTTTGGAGATAATGCTAAATCTGGATTGATCACCCGAGGTCTACATGAAATCCGCAAATGTGCAACCCTTCTAGGATGTCGGTCCGATACTATCAATGGGTTGGCAGGACTAGGAGATTTATGTGTAACTTGCTTCTCCAGTCTCAGCAGAAATTATCAGTTTGGCAAATTGATCGCTGAAGGTGTACCTATAGAAAAAGCTAAGCAACAAATTGGAATGGTTGTGGAAGGATCTTATACGGCCGTATCTGCTCATCAAATCGCTGAACATCATCGTATCTCTATGCCTATAACCTCGGGTATTTATCACGTCCTATACAAAGGTTTAGACCCTGCAGAAGGTGTCGCTTTGTTAATGCAGAGAGACACCAAAGAAGAATATTTATAA
- a CDS encoding UTP--glucose-1-phosphate uridylyltransferase — MTHLYKKLEDISQNHLLDQINKSEDLTLFHHQLENLDISFLHQQLETLSQPPSLIAFSPPQTFDLSGKDPNLQRIGNGLLKEKRVGCVVLAGGQGSRLKCKGPKGLFPISAVKNKTLFQMIAEKVLAASHLSKQKLPLAFMTSPINNEQTRAYFDSHEYFGLSPHQVSFFQQPLWPLLDLDGKLFLDDCNSIALGPNGNGCFAKMMLSSGLWDQWKAEGIEMVSVIPIDNPLALPFDPELFGYHFLENNDVTIKTVLRNHPTEDIGVLAIDSATNKTTVIEYSEIPDQERFAQNSEGRLKYPLGNIGLYCLSMDFIKTASEAPLPIHKACKYTKKFSGGQISDEQAWKFEEFIFDLFRYGNRCSTLVYPRDVCFAPLKNLKGNHSPETVRQALNTRERQLYRDATGKDVTPNTTFELEASFYYASHSSFAQRQNKAFFKESFIEAT; from the coding sequence ATGACCCATTTGTATAAAAAGCTTGAAGACATTTCACAGAATCATCTCCTAGATCAAATTAATAAATCCGAAGATCTAACACTTTTTCATCACCAGCTAGAGAATCTAGATATCTCTTTCCTTCATCAACAACTGGAGACTCTTTCTCAACCTCCATCTTTGATTGCGTTCTCCCCTCCTCAGACGTTTGACTTATCCGGGAAAGATCCTAACCTCCAAAGGATTGGTAATGGTTTATTGAAAGAGAAACGTGTCGGGTGCGTTGTTCTTGCTGGAGGACAAGGTTCTCGATTAAAATGTAAGGGCCCAAAAGGCCTCTTCCCTATTTCTGCAGTAAAAAACAAGACTCTCTTCCAAATGATAGCAGAAAAAGTTCTAGCTGCTAGTCATCTATCCAAGCAGAAGCTCCCTTTGGCCTTTATGACCTCTCCCATTAATAACGAACAAACACGAGCGTATTTTGACTCTCACGAATATTTTGGATTGTCCCCTCATCAAGTTTCTTTCTTTCAACAACCTCTTTGGCCTCTCTTAGATCTAGATGGAAAATTATTTTTGGACGACTGCAATAGCATAGCCTTAGGCCCTAACGGTAACGGTTGTTTCGCAAAAATGATGTTATCTTCTGGTCTTTGGGACCAATGGAAAGCCGAAGGCATAGAAATGGTCAGCGTCATCCCTATAGATAATCCCCTAGCGCTCCCTTTCGACCCGGAATTATTTGGCTACCATTTTTTAGAAAATAACGACGTCACAATCAAAACCGTACTGAGAAATCATCCAACAGAAGACATCGGCGTACTAGCGATAGACTCTGCAACCAATAAAACTACCGTCATAGAGTATTCTGAAATCCCTGACCAAGAACGCTTCGCTCAAAATAGTGAAGGCAGATTAAAATATCCCCTAGGAAACATCGGCCTCTATTGCTTATCGATGGATTTCATCAAAACAGCTTCAGAAGCCCCCCTACCCATCCATAAGGCTTGTAAATATACAAAAAAATTTTCTGGAGGACAGATCTCAGACGAACAAGCATGGAAGTTTGAAGAGTTTATTTTTGATCTTTTCCGCTACGGCAATCGCTGCTCTACCTTAGTATACCCTAGAGATGTTTGCTTCGCTCCTCTCAAAAATCTAAAAGGAAACCATAGCCCGGAAACCGTACGCCAAGCTTTAAACACCAGAGAACGACAGTTGTATCGTGACGCCACAGGTAAAGACGTTACACCAAACACAACGTTTGAATTGGAAGCCAGTTTTTATTATGCTTCTCACTCTAGTTTTGCTCAGAGACAAAATAAAGCTTTTTTCAAAGAATCTTTTATTGAGGCCACATGA
- a CDS encoding type III secretion protein ATPase (involved in type III protein export), whose protein sequence is MKALLQKELNLLNTWTPIRKCGRVSCVRGPIIHAVGLEGFTGEHCKIRNKFSQEIHAQIIGFRGTESLLMPFSETHYLHPGAEVIPSQTPIPKPNIDFLLGRTINAFGSPLDKGPTIPKYNSYQLKNSALTQNRAPVEKVFPTGIKLIDSFLTLGKGQRVAIFSEPGQGKTSLLSSIARHSEADVYVTALIGERNREVCEFLKRLSSSPKKSRTIAVIATSSEPATTKALAATTAIEVAEHFCQQGFNVLFTMDSLSRYGAALQEIGLALGEAPAQHHYPASVFHQTAKFIERAGNYSNGSITALYSVLCYQDIPDIFVDYAKSLLDGHITLSSQEQSLTSFPRIDLLKSLSRAFPQLTTPEHQAKVNIILSLLKVYKENLDIIQLGAYTQGTNPDLDQALQMLPALKQFATQTEEQESPYRVTVQRLTKLSW, encoded by the coding sequence ATGAAAGCCCTCCTTCAGAAAGAACTTAATCTCCTCAACACTTGGACTCCCATTAGAAAGTGTGGTCGAGTATCCTGTGTTAGAGGACCCATTATCCATGCTGTTGGATTAGAAGGTTTCACTGGCGAGCACTGTAAGATCAGAAACAAATTCTCCCAAGAAATTCATGCACAAATCATAGGATTCCGAGGAACAGAATCTCTACTGATGCCTTTTTCTGAGACCCATTACTTACACCCAGGGGCAGAAGTTATTCCATCCCAAACTCCTATACCTAAACCTAATATTGATTTTCTTTTAGGCAGAACCATTAACGCTTTCGGTTCCCCCTTAGACAAAGGCCCTACGATTCCCAAATACAATTCATATCAACTGAAGAATTCTGCTTTAACACAAAATCGAGCTCCCGTTGAAAAAGTTTTTCCTACAGGAATCAAACTTATAGACTCGTTTCTAACTCTAGGAAAAGGACAACGCGTGGCAATTTTCTCTGAGCCTGGGCAAGGCAAAACATCCCTACTTTCTTCTATCGCTAGACATTCAGAAGCAGATGTTTACGTCACCGCCTTGATCGGCGAGCGAAACAGAGAAGTATGTGAATTTCTAAAAAGGCTTTCATCGTCGCCTAAAAAGTCGAGGACCATTGCTGTTATCGCTACTTCATCGGAGCCTGCTACAACCAAAGCTTTGGCAGCAACAACAGCTATTGAAGTAGCAGAACATTTTTGCCAACAAGGTTTTAACGTGCTATTCACTATGGACTCGTTATCCCGCTACGGAGCAGCTCTACAGGAAATAGGACTTGCTCTCGGAGAAGCTCCCGCCCAGCATCACTACCCAGCATCAGTGTTTCATCAGACAGCAAAGTTTATCGAAAGAGCAGGAAACTATTCGAACGGGTCTATAACGGCTTTATATTCGGTGCTTTGTTACCAGGATATCCCAGACATTTTTGTCGATTATGCAAAATCTTTGCTCGATGGTCACATAACACTTTCCTCGCAAGAACAAAGTCTGACTTCTTTCCCTCGCATAGACTTACTAAAAAGTTTGTCGAGAGCCTTCCCCCAGCTAACAACTCCTGAACACCAAGCCAAAGTCAACATAATCTTGTCTCTACTCAAAGTATACAAAGAAAATCTCGACATTATCCAACTTGGCGCTTATACCCAAGGAACTAATCCAGATTTGGACCAAGCGTTGCAAATGCTTCCCGCTCTCAAACAATTCGCTACACAGACGGAAGAGCAAGAATCTCCTTATAGGGTTACCGTTCAACGCTTAACTAAGCTTAGCTGGTAA
- a CDS encoding NifU family protein encodes MLSSVPSLFPGFLPSIFSRKILKKICSPFCSGIFSSQDAEAKNARLVIGKQGHRLMGNVVTLYWLVDNETGVILDAKFQIFGHALLIAVAEASCELVTSKLYTESYKVGVNAIEEHLRDSSEKNSIPKEYQPLIHFVIDAMDSASEQCSDITVPGFTYSTPEFLDQEDANPLSDEQWATASKEDRLQILRSVVEQRIAPYLAMDGGSLSVEDIVGDEVLISYSGNCSGCFSAVGTTLNSILHLLQAHVHSSITVKVKEDSLFFSPKDSQLH; translated from the coding sequence ATGCTTTCCTCTGTTCCTTCTTTGTTTCCCGGTTTTTTACCAAGCATTTTTAGTCGAAAAATTCTCAAGAAAATTTGCTCTCCATTTTGTTCTGGGATCTTCTCATCTCAAGATGCAGAAGCAAAAAATGCTCGCCTCGTCATCGGCAAACAGGGACATCGACTCATGGGCAATGTCGTAACGCTTTATTGGCTAGTAGACAATGAAACGGGTGTAATTTTGGATGCCAAGTTTCAAATCTTTGGACACGCTCTACTCATAGCTGTTGCTGAAGCGTCGTGTGAATTAGTAACATCCAAACTTTACACAGAATCCTATAAAGTAGGCGTGAACGCCATAGAAGAGCACCTCAGAGACTCCTCAGAAAAAAATTCTATTCCCAAAGAATATCAGCCCCTTATACATTTTGTCATAGATGCTATGGACTCAGCTTCTGAACAATGTTCAGATATCACCGTGCCTGGATTTACCTACAGCACTCCAGAATTCCTCGATCAAGAAGATGCAAATCCATTATCAGACGAACAATGGGCAACGGCCTCTAAAGAAGATAGGCTTCAAATTCTCAGAAGTGTTGTTGAGCAACGTATAGCACCTTATCTAGCTATGGACGGGGGTAGCTTGTCCGTTGAGGATATTGTAGGCGACGAAGTTCTTATCTCTTATTCAGGAAACTGCTCGGGATGTTTTTCTGCCGTAGGGACTACACTGAACTCTATCCTCCACCTTCTGCAAGCCCACGTACATTCTTCTATAACAGTAAAAGTTAAGGAAGATTCTCTATTTTTCTCTCCAAAGGACTCTCAATTACATTAG